From Thermoflavifilum aggregans, a single genomic window includes:
- a CDS encoding hybrid sensor histidine kinase/response regulator, which yields MPAERIRILYVDDEVNNLAAFRATFRREYDVFTAPHFDEAYQILEQEQPIHLVIADQRMPGMTGVEFLADIRKKYPDPLRVLLTAHMDMEALIEAVNEGRIYRYIRKPWNEAELHNTIHNAYEIYTTRVELREKMQMLEKTNDELSRFIYSVSHDLRSPLMSVLGILNLAKMDQSVIDPNGYMQMIETSVLRLDDFIQKIIEYYKNSRLEIEYEPINFRQQIEDTIESFRHLHLNVEFKIDVDQPVPFIGDNFRVNVVLNNLISNAIKYQKPDEQNPWVAIRVKVNPSQAVIEVSDNGIGIIQEHLQNIFKMFFRTKSLNKPGAGIGLYIAKEAVNRMGGTIDVRSVYGEGTTFEVCIPNHLEHAR from the coding sequence ATGCCTGCAGAACGCATCAGGATATTGTATGTGGACGACGAGGTCAATAATTTGGCTGCATTTCGTGCCACCTTTCGACGTGAATATGATGTTTTTACTGCCCCCCATTTCGATGAAGCCTACCAGATTCTTGAACAGGAACAGCCTATCCATCTTGTGATTGCCGACCAGCGAATGCCGGGCATGACAGGTGTGGAATTCCTGGCCGATATCCGCAAAAAATATCCAGATCCTTTGCGGGTGCTGCTAACAGCACATATGGACATGGAAGCCCTGATTGAAGCCGTGAACGAAGGCCGTATTTACCGGTATATCCGCAAACCCTGGAATGAAGCCGAACTGCATAATACGATTCATAATGCGTATGAAATCTATACAACCCGGGTGGAGCTGAGAGAAAAAATGCAGATGCTGGAAAAAACCAACGATGAACTGAGTCGCTTTATTTACAGTGTATCCCATGATTTGCGCTCACCGTTGATGTCGGTGCTCGGTATCCTGAACCTGGCTAAAATGGATCAGTCGGTCATTGATCCGAATGGATACATGCAGATGATTGAAACCAGCGTGCTGCGCCTGGATGATTTTATCCAAAAAATCATTGAATATTACAAGAATTCAAGACTGGAAATTGAATATGAACCCATCAACTTCAGGCAACAAATTGAAGATACCATTGAAAGTTTCCGGCATCTGCATCTCAATGTGGAATTTAAAATTGATGTAGATCAACCTGTACCTTTTATTGGTGATAACTTTCGTGTGAATGTGGTATTGAATAATCTGATATCCAATGCCATAAAATATCAGAAGCCTGATGAGCAAAATCCCTGGGTGGCAATTCGGGTAAAAGTAAATCCCAGCCAGGCTGTAATTGAAGTATCAGACAATGGTATCGGAATCATTCAAGAGCATTTGCAAAACATTTTTAAAATGTTTTTCCGAACCAAAAGCTTGAACAAGCCAGGTGCAGGCATTGGATTATATATTGCCAAAGAAGCTGTCAACCGTATGGGAGGCACAATTGATGTACGCTCTGTGTATGGTGAAGGTACCACCTTTGAGGTATGTATTCCCAATCATCTGGAGCATGCACGGTGA
- a CDS encoding sensor histidine kinase: MIRFFKILILFIFTFHELYSFPDGLDTIKFYNSKDLVNIGKDIYYFVDSSSRLSINDIIYDSSINFIHSSYRFLNFGITGYTYWIKFSILNQSDDKNLILDIAYPTIDSIDLFYVNNGLIHKISKGQYNFKDSQVPGYNVPDFLFSLPNSGFNTFYVRFRSYKQLQLPIFVGSNYSVLNQISLRNLIFGIYVGIIFIMIFYNLFIYIATLDDNYLFYVIYIFFVGLTQVTLNGYGNLFIWPYSRYLSMNCDFIVPILNGYAAILFIMNFLNLKSTFKSGKYILYLIGALYTISLFLLLLNFRLKSFLFLQTSALFGSFLAILIGIRVALTGYKPAKFFLLALGVFLTSVIVFVLRNFNVLPFNIFTSYSLEIGSSLETMLLSFALADKINTYKAEKEQAQLAMLSKSEEVRMVLSQQNITLDRMVKKRTEDLEKANLELLQTLKNLQDAQVQLIQAEKMATLGQLTAGIAHEINNPINFVKSNVKPLQMDLFDLIALIQAYEKQLQLLLPAHAMEEIEAIKKKIHYPELIDEIRILLKGIEEGAERTTEIIRGLRIFSRLDESELKKADIHECIDSTLILLNNSIPDNVIVEKHYAQLPLIECYPGKVNQMLMNLLTNAIHAIKSKLKSFPLSGEQANEKQKIIITTGMEPDGQHIRISVADTGTGMTPEIKQKIFEPFFTTKEVGEGTGLGLPIVYSIVEKHGGKIFVETTYGKGSEFIIILPTTPKPVA; this comes from the coding sequence ATGATTAGATTTTTTAAAATATTAATATTATTTATATTTACATTTCATGAGTTATATTCTTTTCCTGATGGATTAGATACGATTAAGTTTTATAATTCAAAAGATTTAGTTAATATAGGTAAAGATATTTATTATTTTGTTGATTCTTCATCAAGGTTATCAATTAATGATATCATTTATGATTCTTCCATTAATTTTATTCATTCCTCATATAGGTTCCTAAATTTTGGAATTACAGGGTATACTTATTGGATTAAGTTTTCAATACTTAATCAATCAGATGATAAGAATCTAATATTAGATATTGCTTATCCAACAATCGATTCAATTGATCTTTTTTATGTGAATAACGGATTAATACATAAAATATCAAAAGGACAATATAACTTTAAAGATTCACAAGTCCCTGGATATAACGTACCTGATTTCTTATTTTCTCTTCCTAATAGTGGTTTTAATACTTTTTACGTAAGATTTCGCAGTTATAAACAACTTCAATTACCAATATTTGTAGGTTCAAATTATAGTGTTCTCAATCAAATTAGCTTAAGAAATCTAATTTTTGGTATCTATGTAGGCATTATATTTATTATGATATTTTATAACCTATTTATTTATATTGCTACATTAGATGATAACTATTTATTTTATGTTATTTATATTTTCTTTGTTGGGTTAACACAAGTTACTTTAAATGGATACGGCAACCTTTTTATATGGCCATATTCACGTTACTTATCTATGAATTGCGATTTTATTGTGCCTATATTGAATGGATATGCAGCGATTTTATTTATTATGAATTTTTTAAACTTAAAATCAACTTTTAAATCTGGTAAATATATTCTTTATTTAATAGGAGCACTCTACACCATCTCTTTATTCCTATTATTGCTCAATTTTCGCTTAAAAAGCTTTCTTTTTCTACAGACTTCAGCTTTATTTGGATCTTTTTTAGCTATCTTAATAGGTATTCGAGTTGCACTTACAGGTTATAAACCGGCTAAGTTTTTTTTATTAGCCCTTGGAGTTTTTTTGACTTCTGTCATTGTTTTTGTATTAAGAAATTTTAATGTTTTACCATTTAATATTTTTACCTCTTATTCTCTCGAAATCGGTTCATCTTTGGAAACAATGTTACTTTCTTTTGCCCTTGCCGATAAAATCAATACTTACAAAGCTGAGAAGGAACAGGCGCAGCTGGCGATGTTGTCCAAATCAGAAGAGGTGCGGATGGTGCTCAGCCAGCAAAATATTACCCTGGATCGCATGGTGAAAAAACGCACCGAAGATCTGGAGAAAGCTAACCTGGAGCTTCTTCAAACCCTCAAAAACCTGCAGGATGCTCAGGTACAGCTCATACAGGCTGAAAAAATGGCTACTCTGGGACAACTCACTGCCGGCATTGCCCATGAAATCAATAACCCCATCAACTTCGTCAAATCCAACGTGAAACCCCTCCAGATGGATCTGTTCGATCTGATAGCCCTTATCCAGGCCTATGAAAAACAACTGCAGCTTTTGCTTCCCGCACATGCCATGGAAGAAATTGAAGCAATTAAAAAGAAAATCCATTATCCTGAATTGATTGATGAAATTCGCATTCTGCTGAAAGGTATTGAAGAAGGTGCGGAACGTACGACCGAAATCATCCGCGGATTGCGCATCTTCAGCCGCCTGGATGAAAGTGAACTCAAAAAAGCAGATATCCACGAATGCATTGACTCCACCCTTATTCTGCTTAATAACTCTATTCCTGACAACGTGATAGTCGAAAAGCATTACGCCCAGCTGCCGCTTATAGAATGTTATCCCGGCAAGGTGAATCAAATGCTCATGAATTTGCTTACCAATGCTATCCACGCAATTAAAAGCAAGCTCAAATCCTTCCCATTGTCAGGCGAACAAGCAAATGAAAAACAAAAAATCATCATCACCACAGGTATGGAACCCGACGGGCAGCACATCCGCATCAGTGTGGCCGATACCGGAACCGGCATGACACCCGAAATCAAACAAAAAATATTTGAGCCATTCTTTACCACTAAGGAAGTGGGCGAAGGTACTGGGCTTGGATTGCCCATCGTGTATAGCATTGTCGAAAAACACGGAGGAAAAATTTTTGTAGAAACTACCTATGGAAAGGGATCGGAATTTATTATAATTTTACCCACAACCCCAAAACCGGTCGCGTAG
- a CDS encoding NAD-dependent epimerase/dehydratase family protein produces MANIFVSGGTGFIGSYLVKRLMAQHHVVHVLSRQTHAADTPQLRWFEGDITSPDAVKRAMEGCEFAYHLAGYARAWHRNRQYYFQVNAEGTRNVMQAAIATHVSRVCLVSTAGILPPAKNGLPVQETTPLRPELHTTYESSKWMGEQIARSYQDQVELVIAYPTKVYGPGPVDESNSATLMMRDYLLGKWHVIPGNGKGTMDYVFVEDVAQGIQLVMEKGRAGEAYLLGGEPASYDRFFDLLRKLSQVHYPLFHLPVPVIYSITSIEWLKAKLGYRPLLTPEWVRKIPYDWIKSSEKARRELGYHARSLEEGMRYTIDWLRSACV; encoded by the coding sequence ATGGCAAACATATTTGTAAGCGGTGGTACCGGATTCATTGGCTCGTATTTGGTAAAAAGATTAATGGCACAGCATCATGTGGTGCATGTATTATCCCGGCAGACTCATGCTGCTGATACGCCGCAGCTGCGTTGGTTTGAAGGCGACATCACTTCACCTGACGCCGTAAAACGAGCCATGGAAGGCTGCGAATTTGCCTATCATCTGGCCGGCTATGCAAGAGCCTGGCATCGCAACAGGCAGTATTATTTTCAGGTAAATGCAGAAGGCACGAGAAATGTGATGCAGGCCGCCATCGCTACCCATGTCAGCAGAGTATGCCTGGTTTCCACAGCCGGCATTCTGCCACCTGCAAAAAACGGATTGCCCGTACAGGAAACAACACCTTTGCGTCCGGAACTGCATACCACATACGAAAGTTCTAAATGGATGGGTGAACAAATAGCCAGAAGCTATCAGGATCAGGTTGAGCTGGTGATTGCCTATCCTACCAAGGTGTATGGCCCGGGCCCTGTGGATGAGAGCAATTCTGCTACCCTCATGATGCGCGATTATTTGTTGGGCAAATGGCATGTGATTCCGGGAAATGGAAAAGGCACCATGGATTATGTGTTTGTAGAAGATGTAGCACAGGGCATTCAGCTGGTCATGGAAAAGGGGCGGGCAGGAGAAGCTTATCTGTTGGGCGGCGAACCAGCCAGCTATGACCGATTCTTTGATCTGCTAAGAAAACTCAGTCAGGTTCATTATCCTTTGTTTCATTTGCCGGTACCAGTTATTTATAGCATTACCAGTATTGAATGGCTAAAAGCAAAATTGGGATACAGGCCATTGCTCACACCGGAATGGGTACGCAAGATTCCGTATGATTGGATCAAAAGCAGCGAAAAAGCCCGCCGGGAGCTTGGTTACCATGCGCGCAGCCTGGAAGAAGGCATGCGATATACGATTGATTGGTTGCGATCAGCATGTGTATAA
- a CDS encoding SDR family NAD(P)-dependent oxidoreductase, whose protein sequence is MHDNTTLCYALITGASAGIGKALAEECARRKFPVLLVALPGDDLARLAQQIRDQYGVKTDYLGIDFLQQDSVMRVWEWCRDQHYAVRLLINNIGLGGRHHFEELQPEQITQMIQLNIQVTTQLTRVFIEELKAHRPAYILNVGSAAGFLHVPYKAVYSATKAYIYSFSRALRTELRSQGIYVSVLCPGGVSHKQDPVVHQKINGWLFRSAHERPEYVARVALDGLFRQRKTITPGWMSTAYYWLSRWMPPAWLDRVMHRLFAESEKNLL, encoded by the coding sequence ATGCATGATAACACAACTCTCTGCTATGCCTTGATAACCGGTGCCAGTGCAGGTATAGGAAAAGCACTGGCAGAGGAATGTGCACGGCGAAAATTTCCTGTTTTACTGGTAGCCTTGCCAGGCGATGACTTAGCACGATTGGCACAACAGATTCGGGATCAGTATGGGGTGAAAACGGATTATCTGGGCATAGATTTTTTGCAGCAAGATAGTGTCATGCGGGTATGGGAGTGGTGCAGGGATCAGCATTATGCTGTTCGCCTGCTTATCAATAATATTGGCTTGGGTGGCAGGCATCATTTTGAAGAGCTGCAACCCGAGCAAATCACACAGATGATCCAGTTAAACATTCAGGTTACTACGCAACTCACGCGTGTATTCATAGAAGAACTAAAGGCACATCGCCCGGCTTATATTCTAAATGTAGGCAGTGCTGCTGGATTTCTGCATGTGCCGTACAAGGCAGTGTATTCTGCGACCAAGGCATATATTTATTCTTTCAGCCGGGCTTTGCGCACGGAGCTCAGGTCACAGGGTATTTATGTGTCGGTGTTGTGTCCGGGCGGTGTTTCACATAAACAGGATCCGGTGGTGCATCAGAAGATTAATGGCTGGCTTTTCCGTTCGGCACATGAGAGGCCGGAATATGTGGCTCGTGTAGCATTGGATGGGCTTTTCCGGCAACGCAAAACCATCACGCCCGGCTGGATGTCTACGGCTTATTACTGGCTCAGCCGGTGGATGCCTCCGGCGTGGCTGGATAGGGTCATGCACAGGTTATTCGCCGAATCAGAAAAGAATTTGCTATAA
- a CDS encoding zinc-dependent alcohol dehydrogenase family protein → MKAMVLHEVSKPLQREQWPVPQPAPAEILVRVVACGVCRTDLHVVDGELPDPLLPLIPGHEIIGRVEALGTDVTRWQVGDWVGIPWLGYTCGHCVYCQKGMENLCERALFTGYTRQGGYAEYTVVHQDYAFALPKNCRRPEMAPLLCAGLIGFRSYRMIRSSARRIGLYGFGAAAHILTQIAVSQGKEIYAFTRDGDQPGQRFARRMGASWAGGSSELPPVKLDAAILFAPVGALIPQALQAVDKGGQVICGGIHMSDIPSFPYRWLWEERSIQSVANLTREDGETFFQTIAHIPIHTEVSFYPLHQANHALADLKAGRIKGAAVLKME, encoded by the coding sequence ATGAAGGCCATGGTTCTTCATGAAGTGAGTAAACCCTTGCAGAGAGAGCAATGGCCTGTTCCGCAGCCTGCGCCGGCAGAAATCCTTGTGCGCGTTGTGGCCTGTGGCGTATGCCGGACGGATTTGCATGTGGTGGATGGTGAACTACCTGATCCGCTTTTGCCTTTGATTCCCGGACATGAAATCATCGGCCGGGTCGAAGCACTGGGCACAGATGTTACCCGCTGGCAGGTAGGCGATTGGGTAGGTATTCCCTGGCTGGGCTATACCTGCGGGCATTGCGTGTATTGTCAGAAAGGCATGGAAAACCTGTGTGAGCGGGCTTTGTTTACCGGTTATACCCGGCAGGGAGGATATGCTGAATATACCGTTGTGCATCAGGACTATGCTTTTGCTTTACCTAAAAACTGCCGCAGACCGGAAATGGCACCTCTGCTTTGCGCGGGGCTGATTGGTTTTCGTTCCTATCGCATGATTCGTTCATCGGCCAGGCGAATTGGCCTGTATGGGTTTGGTGCCGCAGCGCATATTCTCACACAGATCGCAGTCAGCCAGGGGAAGGAAATATATGCTTTTACCCGTGATGGCGATCAGCCAGGGCAGCGTTTTGCCCGGCGTATGGGTGCATCTTGGGCCGGAGGTTCATCTGAACTGCCGCCTGTCAAGCTAGATGCAGCTATCCTCTTTGCACCGGTAGGAGCGTTGATTCCTCAGGCGTTGCAGGCAGTAGATAAAGGCGGACAGGTGATCTGCGGTGGCATTCATATGAGCGATATCCCATCATTCCCTTACCGCTGGCTTTGGGAAGAACGAAGCATCCAGTCAGTAGCCAATCTTACCCGGGAAGACGGAGAAACTTTTTTCCAGACTATTGCGCATATTCCCATTCACACCGAAGTCAGCTTCTATCCTCTTCATCAGGCCAATCATGCCCTGGCCGATCTGAAGGCCGGCCGCATCAAAGGCGCAGCGGTATTGAAGATGGAATAA
- a CDS encoding dipeptidase: MKAWQDYISAHRDRFVKELSELLRIPSISTDTAHKQDVQRCAELVKQYLEQAGADRVQIFPTAGHPVVYAEKHISDQLPTVLVYGHYDVQPVDPLSLWHHDPFDPIIRDGRIYARGASDDKGQFFMHVKALEIMTRTQTLPVNLKFIIEGEEEIGSTHLAAFVQQHSDMLKCDVVLVSDTALISLQQPSIDVGVRGLAYVQVEVTGPDHDLHSGVYGGAVPNPATILCQMIAQLHDADNRVNIPGFYDDVEEIPAEERALLAKAPFDPEQFKRETGVRDFWGEKGYTTRERIGIRPTLEINGIWSGYTGEGAKTVLPSKAYAKISCRLVPHQDHQKITQLLGDHLKKIAPTSVQVEVKPLHGGDPYVLPISHPAYRAAARAMQATLGKEPVPVRGGGSIPITSVFLKTLGAHTVFLGFGLDDDCLHAPNEKFDLANFFKGIETIPYFHQFFAEENLKS, encoded by the coding sequence ATGAAAGCTTGGCAGGACTATATTTCGGCACATCGTGATCGGTTTGTGAAGGAGTTGAGTGAATTGCTCCGTATTCCTTCCATCAGCACAGATACAGCTCATAAGCAGGATGTTCAGCGATGTGCCGAACTGGTTAAACAATATCTGGAACAGGCTGGTGCTGATAGGGTGCAGATATTCCCAACAGCTGGCCATCCGGTAGTATATGCTGAAAAACATATATCCGATCAGTTACCCACCGTGTTGGTTTATGGACATTATGATGTGCAGCCTGTAGATCCGCTTTCGCTTTGGCATCATGATCCGTTTGATCCTATCATTCGTGATGGACGGATTTACGCACGGGGAGCCAGCGATGACAAGGGCCAGTTTTTTATGCATGTAAAAGCACTGGAGATCATGACCCGCACGCAAACGCTGCCTGTGAACCTGAAATTTATCATTGAAGGAGAAGAAGAAATTGGTTCCACACACCTGGCCGCATTTGTACAGCAACACAGCGATATGCTGAAGTGTGATGTGGTGTTGGTGAGTGATACAGCCCTGATTAGCCTGCAGCAGCCTTCCATTGATGTGGGCGTGCGCGGACTGGCTTACGTGCAAGTGGAAGTAACGGGCCCCGATCATGATTTGCATAGCGGAGTGTATGGGGGAGCTGTGCCCAATCCGGCCACCATTCTCTGCCAGATGATTGCCCAACTGCATGATGCAGATAATCGGGTGAATATTCCAGGCTTTTATGATGACGTGGAAGAAATTCCGGCGGAAGAACGTGCTTTGCTGGCAAAGGCTCCGTTTGATCCGGAACAGTTTAAGCGGGAAACAGGTGTACGCGATTTCTGGGGTGAAAAAGGCTATACCACACGAGAACGGATTGGAATCCGCCCTACGCTTGAAATCAATGGCATCTGGAGCGGCTATACTGGCGAAGGTGCCAAAACCGTATTGCCATCAAAAGCCTACGCCAAAATATCGTGCCGGCTGGTGCCGCATCAGGATCATCAGAAAATCACCCAATTGCTTGGCGATCACCTAAAAAAGATAGCTCCCACAAGTGTACAGGTAGAAGTCAAACCTTTGCATGGCGGTGATCCCTATGTGTTGCCCATCAGCCATCCAGCTTATCGGGCAGCAGCCCGGGCTATGCAGGCCACTTTGGGTAAAGAACCGGTTCCCGTGCGTGGGGGTGGTAGCATTCCCATTACTTCCGTGTTCCTGAAAACATTAGGAGCACATACGGTATTTTTAGGTTTCGGTTTGGATGATGATTGCCTGCATGCACCCAATGAAAAATTCGATCTGGCCAACTTTTTCAAAGGCATTGAAACCATTCCGTATTTTCATCAGTTTTTTGCAGAAGAAAATTTAAAATCATAA
- a CDS encoding ThiF family adenylyltransferase, whose product MINCFHLSDFSEVLNNLIGNIDETYSPIFFKIDSEKDIEFLNNLPQKYPCINIYDKIIDQLRELIIIRNPNKKIGKEDLKTLIRELLGEENEVNYGVWAFYPWENALIHILGEEEFFELRTSRNLYKITKEEQANFSKKCVGIIGLSVGQSAAITLAMERVCGEMRLADFDKIDLSNLNRIRTSIKNLSMPKAIVAAREIALIDPYIKLKCYNEGINEENIDNFIFDNGKKLDVIIEECDSVDIKILSRIKARDYKIPVVMDTNDRGMVDIERFDLDQQYPILHGLVNNLDYKSISNLSIEDKIKILGPIAGVENMSPRMKFSLTQIGKTITTWPQLASSVMLGGAIVTDTVRRIFNGEFTKSGRYYVDIESIVR is encoded by the coding sequence ATGATTAACTGTTTTCATTTATCTGATTTTTCTGAAGTTCTAAATAACCTCATAGGAAATATAGATGAGACGTATTCTCCTATATTTTTTAAAATTGATTCAGAGAAAGATATCGAATTCTTAAATAATTTACCCCAAAAATATCCATGTATAAATATATATGATAAAATTATCGACCAGTTGCGTGAGTTAATAATCATTAGAAATCCAAATAAAAAAATAGGAAAGGAAGATCTAAAAACTTTAATTAGGGAATTATTAGGCGAAGAAAATGAAGTAAATTATGGAGTTTGGGCTTTTTATCCATGGGAGAATGCATTAATTCATATTTTAGGTGAAGAAGAGTTTTTTGAATTAAGGACTTCTAGAAATTTATATAAGATTACTAAAGAGGAACAGGCTAATTTTTCTAAAAAATGTGTTGGTATTATTGGCTTATCCGTTGGACAGTCAGCGGCAATAACATTAGCTATGGAAAGGGTTTGTGGTGAAATGAGGTTAGCTGATTTTGATAAAATTGATTTGAGTAATCTAAATAGGATTAGAACAAGTATAAAGAATTTATCAATGCCCAAAGCAATTGTAGCTGCTCGTGAAATAGCTTTAATAGATCCATACATAAAGTTGAAATGTTACAATGAGGGAATAAATGAAGAAAATATTGACAATTTCATATTTGATAATGGTAAGAAATTGGATGTTATCATTGAAGAATGTGATAGTGTGGATATTAAAATTCTTTCAAGGATTAAAGCGCGGGATTATAAAATTCCAGTAGTTATGGATACGAATGATAGGGGAATGGTTGATATCGAAAGATTTGATTTAGATCAACAGTATCCAATACTTCATGGGTTAGTTAATAATCTAGATTATAAGTCGATATCAAATTTGTCAATTGAAGATAAAATAAAAATTCTAGGACCAATTGCAGGTGTAGAAAACATGTCACCAAGAATGAAATTTTCTTTAACTCAAATTGGTAAAACAATTACTACTTGGCCGCAGCTAGCATCCTCTGTTATGTTAGGAGGTGCAATTGTTACGGATACTGTTAGGCGTATCTTTAATGGTGAGTTTACTAAATCAGGAAGATATTATGTTGACATTGAGTCCATTGTTAGATGA
- the lysA gene encoding diaminopimelate decarboxylase: MARHTHADVLPGQVLMDIAHQFGTPVYVYHAEKIQRQYEKMKKAFQKAPVQIYYACKALTNINILKLMRQLGAGLDTVSIQEVQLGLRAGFEPQQIIFTPNCVDLDEMIAAKELGVKINIDNISILEQFGNRFGGSYPVCIRLNPHINAGGHYKISTGHIDSKFGISIHQIRHIERIVKSTGLHVNGLHMHTGSEIKDVDVFLRGVEILLDMAQHFDQLDFIDLGSGFKVAYHPDDTETDIDLLGEKLSTLFNQFAAQYHRPLTLCFEPGKYLVSQAGYFVVKVNVIKQTLATVFAGVNSGFNHLIRPMFYDAYHMIRNISNPKGPERIYTVVGYICETDTFAWDRKINEIREGDLLVFYNAGAYGFEMSSNYNSRLRPAEVLVKDNQYHLIRSRETIDDLLRNQIEVLD; this comes from the coding sequence ATGGCCCGACATACCCATGCAGATGTATTGCCCGGACAGGTATTGATGGATATTGCCCACCAGTTCGGCACTCCGGTATATGTATATCATGCTGAGAAAATTCAGCGGCAGTACGAAAAGATGAAAAAAGCTTTTCAGAAGGCTCCGGTGCAAATTTATTATGCCTGCAAGGCATTGACCAATATCAATATATTGAAACTCATGCGGCAGCTGGGTGCAGGACTGGATACGGTTTCCATTCAGGAAGTGCAGCTGGGACTTCGTGCAGGTTTTGAACCTCAGCAAATCATCTTTACACCGAATTGTGTGGATCTGGATGAAATGATAGCTGCCAAGGAATTGGGTGTTAAAATCAATATTGACAATATTTCCATCCTGGAACAATTTGGAAATCGCTTTGGCGGATCCTATCCGGTGTGCATTCGCCTCAATCCGCATATCAATGCGGGCGGGCATTACAAAATTTCAACTGGACATATTGATAGCAAGTTTGGTATTTCTATTCATCAGATCCGGCATATAGAACGTATTGTCAAGTCAACTGGCTTGCATGTGAACGGTCTGCACATGCACACAGGTTCGGAAATCAAAGATGTGGATGTGTTTCTGCGGGGCGTGGAAATATTGCTGGATATGGCTCAGCATTTTGATCAGCTCGATTTTATTGATTTGGGCAGCGGCTTTAAAGTAGCCTATCATCCCGATGATACGGAAACAGATATTGATTTGTTGGGTGAAAAATTGTCCACCTTGTTTAATCAGTTTGCAGCTCAATATCATCGTCCGCTTACCTTATGTTTTGAACCCGGTAAATACCTGGTTAGCCAAGCAGGCTATTTTGTGGTAAAGGTGAATGTAATCAAGCAAACATTGGCTACGGTGTTTGCCGGTGTCAATTCCGGATTCAATCATCTGATCCGCCCGATGTTTTATGATGCCTATCACATGATTCGCAATATTTCCAATCCCAAAGGGCCGGAGCGCATTTATACCGTGGTGGGATATATCTGTGAAACCGATACTTTTGCCTGGGATCGGAAAATCAATGAAATCCGCGAAGGCGATTTGCTGGTATTCTACAATGCGGGTGCCTATGGATTTGAAATGTCATCCAACTACAATTCCCGCTTGCGGCCTGCTGAAGTACTGGTGAAAGATAATCAATATCACCTGATTCGTTCCCGCGAAACGATTGACGATTTGCTTCGCAATCAGATTGAAGTGCTGGATTAA